Genomic DNA from Peribacillus simplex:
TACAATTGAAAATAATTCTCAATATGGTACAGGAGGCACCAATGGTTATGTCAAAACGAAGAAACAGCAAAAACGTGTTATTCATATCGGCAATCGTTTTAATTCTATCAACGCTTTTACTTGGATGTACAAATGAATCAAAAGAAAATTCAACTTCAAATAAAGACAGTAAAGACATGCTTACTATGGCTTGGCCGAGGGATATAGGTGAAATGAATCCGCATGTCTATAATCCTTCTCAATTATTCGCTACATCAATGATATATGAACCTTTGGTCAGCTACCAAGATGGAGGGAAGCTGAAACCGCATTTAGCTGAATCTTGGGAAATTTCCAAGGATGGGAAGGAATATACGTTCAACCTCCGTCAAGATGTGAAATTTTCTGACGGTACAAGCTTTAATGCTGAAATTGTGAAAAAGAACTTTGATACTATATTGAAAAATGTTGATTTACATAGTTGGTTGGGCTTTATTACGAAAGTGGATCAAACGGAAGTAATTGACCAAAACACATTTAAACTAACATTAAAGGAGCCATATTATCCTACTATTCAAGAGTTAGCCGTTGTTCGTCCAGTCCGATTCTTAGGTGATGCTGGATTCCCTAAAGATGGTGACACTTCTAAAGGTGTTACAAAACCAGTCGGTACAGGGCCATGGGTTTTGGAAGAATATAAAGCAGATGAATATGCTATTTTCAAACGCAATGAAAATTATTGGGGTGAACTCCCTAAAGTTAAGAAAATCAAAGTCAAGATCATTCCTGATGCGGAAACCCGTGTTCTTGCTTTTGAAAAAGGTGACCTGGACCTAATTTATGGTGAAGGTGCTATCAGTCTGGATGCTTTCAAACAATTAGAAACAACAGGTAACTATCAGACTAGTATTTCTGATCCGGTTGCGACAAGACAGCTAGTCATGAATACGAAGAAAGAACAGCTTTCAGATTTACGTGTTCGTCAAGCATTACAATATGGATTTAATAAAAAAGCAATGGTTGACGGAGTTACTTCTGGGTTGGAAGAGAAGGCAGATTTCATTTTACCGACAAACTTCCCTTATACTTCAGACATTGATGTAAAACAGATTGATTATGATGTTGAAAAAGCAAAAGCTTTATTAGATGACGCAGGATGGAAGCTGCCAAAAGGAAAAACCGTTCGTGAAAAAGACGGAAAACCGCTTGAAATCGAGTTAATGTACGACTCTGCAGAATCGATCCAAAAAGCAATGGCTGAAACATTACAATCTGAGTGGGCGGCACTAGGTGTTAAATTGAATATCGTTGGAGTTGAGCTTACGGTACAAATTGAAAGATTCAAAGCTAATGATTTTGAATTGAATTTCTTTAGTAACTATGGCGCTCCATATGATCCACATACTTTCGTAAATGTCGTTGGTTCAGAAGGATTTGGTTTTAACGAAGCCATTTCATCTTATCCGAACAGAGATGAGTTGTTAAAACAAATTGCAGATGTTCCTCGAACAACAGATGAAAAGGAACGTCAAGAACTTTACTCAACTATTTTGGAATCATTGCAAGACCAAGGAGCGATTGTGCCTATTTCTTATATTAAGAAAATAGCTGTTTACCAAAAAGATGTATCTAATTTTACATTCCCTGCTAACCGGGATGAACATCCATTCACAGGAATTAGCATCGAGAAGTAAGTTACAGGAGGGTTTTCATGGGCACTTATATCTTAAAACGAATTATGGCCATTATTCCCATCTTTCTCTTGGCCACTCTTCTTACGTTTGGAATGATTCACCTTTCACCAGTGGACCCAGCTGAGGCATATTTATCTGCAGCACATATCCAATCTACAGATGAGATATTGGCTCAGAAAAGACATGAGTTTGGCTTAGATCAACCCCTCCATGTTCAATATGTAAATTCTATTATTAAGATATGCCAATTTGATTTTGGCATATCTTATGTTTCGAATAAACCTGTTTGGGACGAGGTTACCTATCGAATGCCAGCGACCATTCAGTTAGCTTTAGGTAGCATCATATTAGCTATCCTGGTCAGTGTCCCTCTTGGATTTTTGGCAGGCATAAAGAAAAACAGTGGTATTGACCATTTTAGTCGGCTTCTTTCTTTTTTCGGGGCATCCATCCCCTCTTTTTGGCTTGGTTATTTATTGATTTTTTTCTTTTCTGTTAAACTCGACCTATTTCCTGTCGAAGGAATCGGGACTTGGCAACATCTGGTTCTCCCTTCCGTTACTTTAGCTATGCCATTAATAGCCTTGTATACTCGATTGTTACGTGCCAGTGTTCTTGAAAATTTACAGGAGCCTTATATCCTTTTTGCTCGCACAAGAGGGATTCATGAAAAAGTCATTATGGGAAAACATGTATTGAGAATAGCCATATCCCCTATGATTACTGGATTAGGGATGAATTTAGGAAAGCTGTTGACTGGAACCATTATTGTCGAAGCGGTCTTTTCCTGGCCAGGATTCGGTCGTTATTTTATTGAAGCTATTTTTAATCGGGATGTTCCTGTCATTCAATGCTATGTGCTTTTAGCCGCGGGACTATTCATCATTAGCAACTTGATCGTTGACCTTATTCAAATGTACATTGACCCGCGAATCTCCAGAAAAGGAGGGCAACGTCAATGATAACAAGTCTTCGCATTATGATGAAAAGTCAGAAAGTGATTGTCCTTTGTTCGATAATATTGAGCTTCCTACTTATCATCACGGTCTTGGCCCCTTGGCTTGCACCTAATGATCCTATTGCTGTCAATTTAGCAAATAAACTACAGCCATCTTCTTTTGAGTATCCATTGGGAACCGATCATTTAGGAAGGTGCACGTTATCACGCCTCTTATATGGAGCTCGCAT
This window encodes:
- the nikA gene encoding nickel ABC transporter substrate-binding protein, translated to MSKRRNSKNVLFISAIVLILSTLLLGCTNESKENSTSNKDSKDMLTMAWPRDIGEMNPHVYNPSQLFATSMIYEPLVSYQDGGKLKPHLAESWEISKDGKEYTFNLRQDVKFSDGTSFNAEIVKKNFDTILKNVDLHSWLGFITKVDQTEVIDQNTFKLTLKEPYYPTIQELAVVRPVRFLGDAGFPKDGDTSKGVTKPVGTGPWVLEEYKADEYAIFKRNENYWGELPKVKKIKVKIIPDAETRVLAFEKGDLDLIYGEGAISLDAFKQLETTGNYQTSISDPVATRQLVMNTKKEQLSDLRVRQALQYGFNKKAMVDGVTSGLEEKADFILPTNFPYTSDIDVKQIDYDVEKAKALLDDAGWKLPKGKTVREKDGKPLEIELMYDSAESIQKAMAETLQSEWAALGVKLNIVGVELTVQIERFKANDFELNFFSNYGAPYDPHTFVNVVGSEGFGFNEAISSYPNRDELLKQIADVPRTTDEKERQELYSTILESLQDQGAIVPISYIKKIAVYQKDVSNFTFPANRDEHPFTGISIEK
- the nikB gene encoding nickel ABC transporter permease subunit NikB; this translates as MGTYILKRIMAIIPIFLLATLLTFGMIHLSPVDPAEAYLSAAHIQSTDEILAQKRHEFGLDQPLHVQYVNSIIKICQFDFGISYVSNKPVWDEVTYRMPATIQLALGSIILAILVSVPLGFLAGIKKNSGIDHFSRLLSFFGASIPSFWLGYLLIFFFSVKLDLFPVEGIGTWQHLVLPSVTLAMPLIALYTRLLRASVLENLQEPYILFARTRGIHEKVIMGKHVLRIAISPMITGLGMNLGKLLTGTIIVEAVFSWPGFGRYFIEAIFNRDVPVIQCYVLLAAGLFIISNLIVDLIQMYIDPRISRKGGQRQ